From Stenotrophomonas nitritireducens, the proteins below share one genomic window:
- the waaA gene encoding lipid IV(A) 3-deoxy-D-manno-octulosonic acid transferase, with amino-acid sequence MRKDPVEFLLRGIYSAVLYLLLPITVYHLVWRGFRVREYFRRWDERYASYPDSGAQPRVWLHAVSVGEVNAAAPLVNALRAQRPDIRWIITTITPTGSQRVRALWGDDVDHVYLPYDVPGSVSRFLGHFQPSLALILETELWPNMLFGCRDRGIPVYILNARLSARSLKGYRVLKALVGRALRTVTCVAAQSQADAARFIELGALPAQVQALGNLKFDIHPPDPTDVLQAFHQHVAATRPIWIAASTHEGEEQAVIDIHARLLQQHPDALLLWAPRHPERFAKVEALAREPGWRVAMRKAQQWPAADTQVFVIDTLGELMAFYACAQVAFVGGSLQAIGGHNLLEPAAMGTAAVTGPHLHNFAEISRRMDEAGALCICADAAEVGEAVSRLLQDDAERERMVQAGRALVADGRGALEHTIALITPQLPPPSETQLTG; translated from the coding sequence ATGCGCAAGGATCCCGTCGAGTTTCTGCTGCGCGGCATCTATTCGGCCGTGCTCTATCTGCTGCTGCCCATCACCGTGTACCACCTGGTATGGCGCGGTTTCCGCGTGCGCGAGTACTTCCGGCGCTGGGACGAGCGCTATGCGTCCTATCCGGACAGCGGCGCACAGCCACGTGTATGGCTGCATGCGGTGTCGGTGGGCGAGGTCAATGCAGCTGCACCGCTGGTCAATGCACTGCGTGCACAACGCCCGGACATCCGCTGGATCATCACCACCATCACCCCGACCGGCTCGCAGCGGGTGCGCGCGCTGTGGGGCGATGACGTGGACCATGTCTATCTGCCGTACGACGTGCCTGGCAGCGTCAGCCGTTTTCTTGGGCACTTCCAGCCCAGTCTGGCGCTGATCCTGGAGACCGAGCTGTGGCCGAACATGTTGTTCGGTTGCCGCGATCGTGGCATTCCGGTGTACATCCTCAACGCTCGGCTGTCGGCGCGTTCGTTGAAGGGCTATCGCGTGCTCAAGGCGCTGGTCGGGCGCGCGCTGCGCACGGTTACCTGTGTCGCGGCGCAGTCGCAGGCCGATGCAGCGCGTTTCATCGAGCTGGGCGCACTGCCCGCGCAGGTGCAGGCACTGGGCAATCTGAAATTCGACATCCATCCGCCAGATCCCACCGACGTGCTGCAGGCCTTCCACCAGCATGTGGCGGCGACGCGGCCGATATGGATCGCTGCCAGTACCCATGAAGGCGAAGAGCAGGCGGTGATCGACATCCATGCGCGCCTGCTGCAGCAGCATCCCGATGCACTGTTGTTGTGGGCGCCGCGTCATCCCGAGCGTTTTGCCAAGGTCGAAGCGCTGGCCCGTGAGCCGGGCTGGCGCGTGGCTATGCGCAAGGCGCAGCAATGGCCTGCTGCCGATACCCAGGTCTTCGTGATCGACACCCTGGGCGAGTTGATGGCGTTCTATGCCTGCGCGCAGGTGGCCTTCGTGGGCGGCAGCCTGCAGGCCATTGGTGGGCACAATCTGCTGGAGCCGGCGGCGATGGGTACCGCAGCGGTGACCGGCCCGCACCTGCACAATTTCGCCGAGATCTCGCGGCGCATGGACGAGGCCGGTGCCCTGTGTATTTGTGCCGATGCGGCGGAAGTAGGTGAAGCCGTGTCACGTCTGTTGCAGGATGATGCCGAGCGCGAACGCATGGTGCAGGCGGGGCGGGCGCTGGTAGCCGATGGCCGTGGCGCGTTGGAGCATACGATCGCCTTGATCACACCGCAGTTGCCGCCGCCCAGCGAGACTCAGTTAACTGGTTGA
- a CDS encoding LpxL/LpxP family Kdo(2)-lipid IV(A) lauroyl/palmitoleoyl acyltransferase, with amino-acid sequence MSDSPSTATRPSLLQPRHWPTYAWLGIAFIAARLPWTLQRALGRGIGWLALHLARSRRHAAEVNLKLCFPEKDEAWRQRLLRDSFDALGVGVFEFARAWWGKIDVIRPQVQWEGLEHLKALQAEGRGVLLVSGHFMTLEMCGRLLCDHVPLAGMYRKYRNPVMEWAVKSGRLKYACAMFANEDIRATVRHLKKGGFLWYAPDQDMRGKDSVFVPFFGMPASTITATHQFARMTGCAVVPYFHRRVGSGYVLKIAPPLPDFPTDDVVADTAQVNAAIEEMVREAPAQYLWIHRRFKRQPEGRSHFYD; translated from the coding sequence ATGTCCGATTCACCTTCCACCGCCACCCGGCCCTCACTCCTGCAGCCACGCCACTGGCCCACCTACGCCTGGCTTGGCATTGCCTTCATCGCCGCACGCCTGCCATGGACGTTGCAGCGCGCACTCGGCCGCGGCATCGGCTGGTTGGCCCTGCATCTGGCGCGCAGCCGCCGCCACGCCGCCGAGGTCAACCTCAAGCTGTGCTTCCCGGAAAAGGACGAGGCCTGGCGGCAACGCCTGCTGCGCGACAGCTTCGACGCGCTGGGCGTGGGCGTGTTCGAATTCGCCCGCGCCTGGTGGGGCAAGATCGACGTCATCCGCCCGCAGGTGCAATGGGAAGGCCTGGAACACCTCAAGGCCCTGCAGGCCGAAGGCCGCGGCGTATTGCTGGTTTCCGGCCACTTCATGACCCTGGAAATGTGCGGCCGCCTGCTCTGCGACCACGTGCCGCTGGCCGGCATGTACCGCAAATACCGCAACCCGGTGATGGAATGGGCGGTGAAAAGCGGCCGGCTGAAATACGCCTGCGCGATGTTCGCCAACGAAGACATCCGCGCCACCGTGCGGCACCTGAAAAAAGGCGGCTTCCTCTGGTATGCGCCGGACCAGGACATGCGCGGCAAGGACTCGGTGTTCGTGCCGTTCTTCGGCATGCCGGCTTCCACCATCACCGCCACCCATCAGTTCGCGCGCATGACCGGCTGCGCCGTGGTGCCGTACTTCCACCGCCGCGTCGGTAGCGGCTACGTGCTGAAGATCGCCCCGCCGCTGCCGGACTTCCCCACCGATGACGTGGTTGCCGACACCGCCCAGGTCAACGCCGCCATCGAGGAAATGGTGCGCGAAGCCCCCGCGCAATACCTGTGGATACACCGTCGTTTCAAGCGCCAACCCGAAGGCCGCAGCCACTTCTACGACTGA
- a CDS encoding O-antigen ligase family protein — MQNSLAEPSFAAAPRQPGWWAPVWVIAYVALLPLPGIAESVLVLGALFTVARLLVLRLKKGSGIRSLLGVPALALTSVLFCAYWLPQLGSAIGADDPGKVWGKVGGGLRYLPFMWLVAIAVATPQRRRITFAGMALVTGLWAVDGLLQVLAGTSPLFWGLDQLKWLINGRGLCAPEEAALADRLSGIFGPCNLKFGQVLASLSPFLLFFVGARWGRWSGLLAAAVVGVVLVYAGSRASLITYGLVLLLSGWRLLGSKWLLLLMLAGVMGVAALAVVSSQVRERFERTAMAFDGGAHGIDEALSGRTRIWAAALCMVREHPINGVGARGFREAYPHCNPDASQAPVWGEGPALHAHQILLEILAETGVLGLLLWIAGAAMALRAWIYSGPEARDRARPAAVALAVTVFPLNTHLAFYSAFWGGLTVLLAALYAGALLAEPDKRGG, encoded by the coding sequence ATGCAGAACTCGCTGGCTGAGCCGTCCTTTGCCGCCGCCCCGCGCCAGCCCGGGTGGTGGGCGCCGGTGTGGGTGATCGCCTATGTGGCGCTGCTGCCGCTGCCGGGGATTGCCGAGTCGGTGCTGGTGCTGGGGGCCTTGTTCACGGTGGCGCGCTTGCTGGTGCTGCGGCTGAAGAAAGGCAGCGGTATCCGCAGTCTGCTGGGTGTACCCGCGTTGGCCCTGACCAGCGTGCTGTTCTGTGCGTATTGGTTGCCGCAGCTGGGGTCGGCCATCGGCGCCGATGACCCGGGCAAGGTCTGGGGCAAGGTCGGAGGCGGCCTGCGTTACCTGCCTTTCATGTGGCTGGTGGCGATAGCCGTGGCAACCCCGCAGCGCCGGCGCATCACCTTTGCAGGTATGGCGCTGGTGACGGGGCTGTGGGCGGTTGACGGGTTGCTGCAGGTCCTGGCCGGCACCAGTCCGCTGTTCTGGGGCCTGGACCAGCTTAAATGGCTGATCAACGGGCGCGGCCTGTGCGCACCGGAAGAAGCCGCCTTGGCGGACCGCCTGTCCGGCATTTTCGGGCCATGCAATCTGAAGTTCGGTCAGGTGCTGGCCAGCCTGTCGCCGTTCCTGCTGTTCTTCGTGGGCGCGCGCTGGGGCCGCTGGAGTGGGCTGCTGGCCGCTGCGGTGGTTGGGGTAGTGCTGGTGTATGCCGGTTCGCGCGCGTCGCTGATCACCTATGGTCTGGTGCTGCTGCTCTCCGGTTGGCGCCTGCTCGGCAGCAAGTGGCTGCTGTTGCTGATGCTGGCCGGGGTGATGGGTGTTGCCGCGTTGGCGGTTGTTTCCAGCCAGGTGCGTGAGCGCTTTGAACGTACGGCGATGGCGTTCGACGGCGGTGCCCACGGCATCGATGAAGCCTTGTCCGGGCGCACGCGGATCTGGGCTGCGGCGCTGTGCATGGTGCGCGAACATCCAATCAATGGCGTTGGCGCGCGCGGGTTCCGGGAGGCCTATCCGCACTGCAACCCGGACGCTTCACAGGCGCCGGTATGGGGCGAGGGGCCGGCGTTGCACGCGCACCAGATCCTGCTGGAGATCCTTGCCGAAACCGGCGTGCTTGGTTTGCTGCTATGGATTGCCGGTGCGGCCATGGCATTGCGCGCCTGGATTTATTCCGGGCCGGAGGCACGTGATCGTGCACGTCCGGCGGCGGTGGCACTGGCAGTCACGGTGTTCCCGCTCAATACCCATCTGGCGTTCTATTCCGCGTTCTGGGGCGGGCTGACGGTGTTGCTGGCGGCGTTGTATGCCGGTGCGCTGCTGGCCGAGCCGGACAAGCGCGGCGGCTGA
- a CDS encoding glycosyltransferase, translating into MRRLTVVQLLPALHSGGVERSTLEIAAALVAAGHRAIVVSAGGRLLQPLLDSGAEHLTLDIGRKSLLTLRHVASLRRLFSETGADIVHARSRLPAWLGWYALRGMPAAQRPHWLTTMHGLNSAGRYSGIMASGERVICVSQTVRDYLLQHYPQTDPATLRVIPRGVDVAQFPRVDRSDRRPRLAVAARHPRLQGDLPLLLLPGRGTRLKGHTHALQLLAALQRAGRPALLWMPGVREPGRETYVRELEQLAQNLGIAAQLVLSEPTTRIAEAYAASDLVLQLSDKPEAFGRTVLEALSVGRPVAGWDHGGVGELLGQLQPSGAVAYADMAQLTQCVMALLDTPPLLPRRIPYTLQAMQRATMDVYAELAG; encoded by the coding sequence ATGCGCCGTTTGACGGTGGTGCAGTTGCTGCCGGCGCTGCATTCCGGCGGCGTCGAGCGTTCAACCCTGGAAATCGCCGCGGCACTGGTGGCTGCCGGTCACCGGGCCATTGTCGTGTCCGCCGGCGGCCGATTGCTGCAGCCGCTGCTGGACAGCGGCGCCGAGCATCTGACCCTGGATATCGGCCGCAAATCGCTGCTGACCCTGCGCCACGTGGCCTCGCTGCGGCGCCTGTTCAGCGAAACCGGTGCGGACATCGTGCACGCGCGCTCACGGCTGCCGGCATGGCTGGGCTGGTATGCCCTGCGTGGCATGCCCGCAGCGCAGCGTCCGCACTGGCTGACCACCATGCACGGGCTAAACTCGGCCGGCCGCTACAGCGGCATCATGGCCAGCGGCGAGCGGGTTATCTGCGTGTCGCAGACCGTGCGTGACTACCTGCTGCAGCACTATCCACAGACCGATCCGGCCACGCTGCGGGTAATCCCGCGTGGGGTGGATGTGGCCCAGTTCCCACGTGTCGATCGCAGTGATCGGCGGCCGCGCCTGGCAGTCGCCGCGCGCCACCCGCGCTTGCAGGGCGACCTGCCATTGCTGCTGTTGCCAGGGCGGGGCACCCGTTTGAAAGGGCACACGCACGCCTTGCAGCTGCTGGCGGCGCTGCAGCGCGCCGGTCGCCCGGCACTGCTGTGGATGCCCGGTGTGCGTGAGCCCGGCCGCGAAACCTATGTGCGCGAGCTGGAACAGCTGGCGCAGAACCTCGGCATCGCCGCGCAACTGGTGCTGAGCGAACCCACCACCCGCATCGCCGAAGCCTATGCCGCCAGTGATCTGGTGCTGCAGCTATCCGACAAACCCGAGGCCTTCGGCCGTACCGTGCTGGAGGCCTTGTCGGTCGGCCGCCCGGTCGCGGGCTGGGACCACGGTGGGGTAGGTGAACTGCTGGGCCAGCTGCAGCCTTCCGGTGCGGTAGCGTACGCGGACATGGCGCAGCTGACGCAGTGCGTGATGGCGTTGCTGGATACTCCCCCGCTGTTGCCGCGGCGGATTCCCTATACGTTGCAGGCCATGCAGCGTGCCACCATGGATGTCTATGCAGAACTCGCTGGCTGA
- a CDS encoding zinc-finger domain-containing protein — MSHTANAPANAEKRYTVHRADLPLSCPTPEMALWNSHPRVYLPIEDEPNGEAACPYCGSVFVLAD; from the coding sequence ATGAGCCATACCGCAAACGCGCCCGCCAATGCCGAGAAGCGTTACACCGTACATCGCGCTGACCTGCCGCTGAGCTGCCCGACGCCGGAAATGGCGTTGTGGAACTCGCATCCGCGGGTGTACCTGCCGATCGAAGACGAACCCAATGGCGAGGCGGCCTGCCCGTATTGCGGTTCGGTATTCGTGCTGGCTGACTGA
- a CDS encoding M16 family metallopeptidase, with protein MMKSTWCAWAVALSLSLAPLAHAAQVEARLPKSVQAGPCVEGVCEYRLANGLRVLLFADASKPTVTVNLVYGVGSLHENYGETGMTHLLEHLMFKGTPKHPDIPGEMQHRGVDKNATTSLDRTNYFASFPANDATLDWLLGLEADRMLNSRVAKADLDSEMTVVRNEMEAGDNNPVGVLMKRMRSVAFDWHNYANVPIGARSDVENVPIGNLQAFYRTWYQPDNAMLIIAGRIDTTQVLARVAAHFAPLKKPARVMPTFHTVEPVQDGEREVTVRRSSELSLLAASYHVPALAQADSAPLTVLGNVLGDNPNGRLYKALQEPKLVVFVGASGETLRDPGLFTLVAALPKDADPGKAEAELLKQAEAIVAAPVSDAEVAAAKQRIGNAIEKRASDVNAMAMALSEYQAAGDWRLLFVQRDAIDAVTASDVNRVAAAYLKPQNRTIGRFVPTATPDRAVIPAAPAVAGLVEGYSGRAAVAAGEAFDPSLDNIAARTESFVIGDGLRVSLLPKRNRGQTVTLDASFHFADEASITGRSYAGGWVGPMLMMGSQGMDRGQIAARFDALNTQAQVSGSAQGAAIRLNGKRETLLEALRLAANVLRHPTFPADQFEQLRLQAITGLEFQRKEPGTLASMALSRYFDPWPAGHPLHVESIDESLARLKAITPADIRAYHQALYGTSVGEIAVVGDFDPVALKAELQALFADWKAPRAYAPISTRYHDVAAKQERFSTPDKPNAVLLARQNVSINLADVDFPALNIGIGILGGDPLKARLAERIRQKDGLSYNIGAGLSADESREGRDDNGSVSIQAIAAPENMPKLEAALREELARLVADGITAQELRDAVAEKKVAREQSRAVDGAIAGLLSDHLYYGRDMRFEAQRDAAYQALTVEQVNTAIRKHLKPEQLSVFVAGDFK; from the coding sequence ATGATGAAATCAACATGGTGCGCCTGGGCTGTCGCGCTTTCGCTTTCGCTGGCGCCGCTGGCACACGCCGCGCAGGTGGAGGCCAGGCTGCCAAAGAGTGTGCAGGCCGGCCCCTGTGTTGAAGGGGTGTGTGAGTACCGGCTTGCCAATGGGCTGCGAGTCCTGCTGTTCGCCGATGCCAGCAAGCCGACGGTGACCGTCAACCTGGTCTATGGCGTGGGATCGCTGCACGAGAACTACGGCGAAACCGGCATGACGCACCTGCTTGAACACCTGATGTTCAAGGGCACGCCCAAACACCCGGATATTCCCGGTGAAATGCAGCATCGCGGGGTCGACAAGAATGCGACCACCTCGCTGGACCGCACCAACTACTTCGCCTCGTTCCCGGCCAACGATGCCACCCTCGACTGGCTGCTGGGGCTGGAGGCGGACCGCATGCTCAACTCCAGGGTGGCCAAGGCCGACCTGGACAGCGAGATGACGGTGGTGCGCAACGAGATGGAAGCCGGCGACAACAACCCGGTCGGCGTATTGATGAAGCGCATGCGCTCGGTGGCATTCGACTGGCACAACTACGCCAACGTGCCGATCGGCGCGCGCTCGGACGTGGAGAACGTGCCGATCGGCAACCTGCAGGCGTTCTATCGCACTTGGTACCAGCCCGACAACGCGATGTTGATCATCGCCGGCCGCATCGACACCACGCAGGTGCTGGCGCGGGTGGCTGCCCACTTTGCGCCTTTGAAGAAGCCTGCGCGGGTCATGCCCACTTTCCATACGGTGGAGCCGGTGCAGGACGGCGAACGCGAAGTCACCGTGCGCCGCAGCAGCGAGTTGTCACTGCTCGCCGCCAGCTATCACGTTCCCGCGCTTGCGCAGGCCGACAGCGCGCCGCTGACGGTGCTGGGCAATGTGCTCGGCGACAACCCGAACGGGCGCCTGTACAAGGCGCTGCAGGAACCCAAGCTGGTGGTGTTTGTCGGTGCCAGCGGTGAGACCCTGCGCGATCCCGGCTTGTTCACCCTGGTCGCGGCGTTGCCCAAGGACGCTGATCCAGGCAAGGCCGAAGCCGAGCTGCTGAAGCAGGCCGAAGCCATTGTGGCCGCACCGGTGAGCGATGCCGAGGTTGCCGCGGCCAAGCAACGCATCGGCAACGCCATCGAAAAGCGCGCCAGCGACGTCAACGCGATGGCGATGGCCTTGTCCGAATACCAGGCGGCCGGCGATTGGCGCTTGTTGTTCGTGCAACGCGATGCCATCGACGCTGTCACCGCCAGTGACGTCAACCGTGTCGCGGCCGCCTACCTGAAGCCGCAGAACCGCACCATCGGCCGCTTCGTGCCGACCGCAACGCCGGACCGCGCGGTGATCCCCGCCGCGCCGGCGGTGGCCGGTCTGGTGGAGGGGTACAGCGGCCGCGCTGCCGTCGCCGCCGGCGAGGCCTTCGACCCCAGCCTAGACAATATTGCCGCGCGTACCGAGAGCTTCGTCATTGGCGATGGCCTGCGCGTATCGCTGCTGCCAAAGCGCAACCGTGGGCAGACCGTTACCCTGGACGCCAGCTTTCACTTTGCCGATGAGGCGTCCATTACCGGGCGCAGCTACGCCGGTGGCTGGGTGGGCCCGATGCTGATGATGGGCAGCCAAGGCATGGATCGCGGCCAGATCGCCGCGCGTTTTGATGCGCTCAATACCCAGGCGCAGGTGAGTGGCAGTGCGCAGGGCGCCGCCATCCGCCTCAACGGCAAGCGCGAGACGTTGCTTGAGGCGCTGCGTCTGGCCGCCAACGTTCTGCGTCATCCAACGTTCCCGGCCGATCAGTTCGAACAGCTGCGGTTGCAGGCCATCACCGGGCTGGAGTTCCAACGCAAGGAACCGGGCACGCTGGCGTCGATGGCGCTGAGCCGGTATTTCGACCCGTGGCCGGCGGGGCATCCGCTGCACGTGGAGTCGATCGACGAGTCGCTGGCACGGTTGAAGGCGATCACACCGGCGGATATCCGTGCCTATCACCAGGCGCTCTACGGGACGTCGGTGGGGGAGATCGCGGTGGTGGGTGATTTCGATCCGGTGGCGTTGAAGGCGGAGCTGCAGGCCTTGTTCGCCGACTGGAAGGCCCCGCGGGCTTACGCGCCGATCAGCACCCGTTACCACGATGTCGCTGCGAAGCAGGAGCGCTTTTCCACCCCGGACAAGCCCAACGCGGTGTTGCTGGCGCGGCAGAATGTCTCCATCAACCTGGCCGATGTCGACTTCCCGGCACTGAACATCGGCATCGGCATTCTCGGTGGCGATCCGCTCAAGGCACGGCTCGCCGAACGCATCCGCCAGAAGGACGGCCTGAGCTACAACATCGGTGCGGGCCTGAGCGCAGACGAAAGCCGCGAAGGGCGCGACGACAACGGCAGTGTCAGCATCCAGGCCATTGCCGCGCCGGAAAACATGCCCAAGCTGGAAGCGGCGCTGCGCGAGGAGCTTGCACGGCTGGTTGCCGACGGCATCACCGCGCAGGAACTGCGTGATGCGGTAGCCGAGAAGAAGGTAGCCCGCGAGCAGTCACGCGCGGTTGATGGCGCCATCGCCGGCTTGTTGAGCGACCATCTTTATTATGGTCGTGACATGCGCTTCGAAGCGCAGCGTGATGCCGCCTATCAGGCGCTGACGGTGGAGCAGGTCAATACCGCCATCCGCAAGCATCTCAAGCCCGAGCAGCTGAGCGTATTTGTTGCCGGTGACTTCAAGTAA
- a CDS encoding HlyD family secretion protein, translating into MLAAFVVRGGNEAATIAGRLVPAQGMATVLAPVTGVVRWLDVDDGRRVVEGDTLALIATARATPDIGDASLALEHGLQQKEDSIVLARDAYKEQLAAQTTGLREQLQAARAEARQIDLQIQTQREQVRVAGAVLARRRRAEAASAAGLAAVEQQEALVLDYTAQVQSLRRQQAATQRLVAQLKQAMGELPGRRKANDAAYAEHLAQLRLERVENEISAALLVKAPVDGIVVAQMVKPGQSVHLGQPLLSLLPGDGRLEAELMVPGRAIGAMAPGDRVVLRYQAFPHQKFGTQHGTIAHISRTAVDSEEASFISGLPTVKEAFYRVTVELGDQAILAHGRLEPLKPGMMLDAQISGKREPLSDRLLAPMYSFGGWLGGR; encoded by the coding sequence GTGCTGGCAGCATTCGTTGTTCGCGGTGGTAATGAAGCGGCCACGATCGCAGGGCGGCTGGTGCCGGCGCAGGGAATGGCGACGGTGCTGGCGCCGGTCACCGGCGTTGTGCGCTGGCTGGACGTTGACGATGGAAGGCGTGTGGTGGAGGGCGACACCCTGGCGCTGATCGCCACGGCGCGGGCAACGCCGGACATCGGTGACGCCAGCCTTGCACTGGAACATGGGCTGCAGCAGAAGGAGGACAGCATCGTGCTGGCGCGTGATGCCTACAAGGAGCAGCTGGCGGCGCAGACTACGGGTTTGCGGGAGCAGTTGCAGGCAGCACGCGCCGAGGCGCGGCAGATTGATCTGCAGATCCAGACGCAGCGCGAACAGGTGCGCGTCGCCGGTGCGGTATTGGCCCGGCGGCGCCGGGCGGAAGCTGCATCCGCCGCCGGCCTTGCCGCTGTCGAGCAACAGGAGGCGCTGGTGCTGGACTACACGGCCCAGGTGCAATCGCTGCGTCGGCAACAGGCGGCAACGCAGCGCCTGGTTGCCCAGCTCAAACAGGCCATGGGCGAGCTGCCGGGGCGACGCAAGGCAAACGATGCCGCCTATGCCGAGCACCTGGCGCAGCTGCGGCTGGAACGGGTGGAGAACGAGATCAGCGCCGCCTTGCTGGTGAAGGCACCGGTGGATGGCATCGTGGTTGCGCAGATGGTCAAGCCCGGGCAGTCAGTGCATCTGGGGCAGCCACTGCTCAGTCTGTTGCCCGGCGATGGCCGGCTGGAGGCCGAGCTGATGGTGCCGGGGCGAGCGATCGGGGCGATGGCGCCCGGCGACCGCGTGGTGCTGCGTTACCAGGCATTCCCGCATCAGAAGTTCGGTACGCAGCACGGCACCATCGCGCATATCAGCCGGACTGCGGTGGACAGCGAAGAGGCCAGTTTCATATCAGGGCTGCCCACGGTGAAGGAGGCTTTCTACCGGGTCACCGTGGAGCTGGGCGATCAAGCCATTCTTGCTCACGGCAGGTTGGAACCGCTCAAGCCAGGAATGATGCTCGATGCGCAGATCAGCGGTAAGCGTGAACCATTGAGCGACCGTCTGCTGGCGCCGATGTATTCGTTCGGTGGCTGGCTGGGCGGGCGCTGA
- a CDS encoding helix-turn-helix transcriptional regulator, with the protein MHDHLGIRIRKARRKMRMTQAELAGQLKVSRSAVGNWESPTGISPSTMRLITIALVTDVSFEWLATGRGELDAISAAAPNENAELVDDPSERRLLLAYRSCRAATRKLVLQIVEAQKIHQF; encoded by the coding sequence ATGCATGACCATCTGGGAATCCGCATCCGCAAAGCGCGGAGAAAGATGAGGATGACGCAGGCAGAGTTGGCAGGCCAACTGAAGGTAAGCCGCAGCGCGGTGGGAAACTGGGAAAGCCCGACCGGAATATCGCCCAGCACCATGCGCCTGATCACCATCGCACTGGTCACCGATGTGTCGTTCGAATGGCTGGCAACCGGGCGCGGCGAACTTGACGCCATTTCCGCGGCCGCGCCCAACGAGAATGCGGAGCTTGTGGATGACCCCTCCGAACGCAGGCTGCTGCTGGCCTACCGTTCCTGCCGCGCCGCCACACGCAAACTCGTGTTGCAGATAGTGGAGGCGCAGAAGATTCATCAGTTCTGA